In Rahnella sikkimica, the following are encoded in one genomic region:
- the ubiD gene encoding 4-hydroxy-3-polyprenylbenzoate decarboxylase codes for MKYRDLRDFLSLLEKRGQLKRISQSVDPYLEMTEIADRTLRAGGPALLFENPKGYDMPVLCNLFGTPQRVAMGMGKEDVSALREVGELLAFLKEPEPPRGLRDLYDKAPKFKQVLNMQSKVVHSAPCQQQIWEGDAVDITKIPVMQCWPEDAAPLITWGLTVTRGPSKPRQNLGIYRQQVLGKNKVIMRWLSHRGGALDYQEWCQQNPGKRFPVAVALGADPATILGAVTPVPDTLSEYAFAGLLRGNKTEVVKCISNDLEVPASAEIVLEGYIEPGEMAPEGPYGDHTGYYNEVDSFPVFTITHMTQRKDPIYHSTYTGRPPDEPAVLGVALNEVFVPILKKQFPEIVDFYLPPEGCSYRLAVVTMKKQYAGHAKRVMMGVWSFLRQFMYTKFVIVCDDDVNARDWNDVIWAITTRMDPARDTVLVENTPIDYLDFASPVSGLGSKMGMDATNKWPGETQREWGRPIVKDPDVTARIDAIWDELAILNDKDDAKK; via the coding sequence ATGAAATACCGTGATTTACGTGACTTCCTCTCGTTACTCGAAAAGAGAGGCCAACTGAAACGCATCAGCCAGTCTGTTGACCCTTATCTGGAAATGACCGAAATTGCCGATCGTACTTTGCGTGCGGGCGGCCCGGCGTTGCTGTTTGAAAATCCTAAAGGTTATGACATGCCCGTGCTGTGCAATTTGTTCGGCACGCCGCAGCGTGTCGCCATGGGCATGGGGAAAGAAGACGTCAGCGCGTTGCGTGAAGTCGGTGAATTGCTGGCGTTTCTGAAAGAGCCTGAGCCTCCGCGTGGTCTCCGCGATTTATACGACAAGGCACCGAAGTTTAAGCAGGTGCTGAACATGCAGAGCAAAGTCGTGCATTCCGCACCTTGCCAGCAGCAGATTTGGGAAGGTGACGCGGTTGATATCACCAAAATCCCCGTGATGCAGTGCTGGCCGGAAGATGCGGCGCCGCTCATCACCTGGGGCCTGACCGTGACCCGTGGCCCGAGCAAGCCGCGTCAGAACCTCGGCATTTATCGCCAGCAGGTTTTGGGCAAAAACAAAGTGATCATGCGCTGGTTATCGCATCGCGGTGGCGCGCTGGATTACCAGGAATGGTGCCAGCAGAATCCGGGGAAACGCTTCCCGGTCGCTGTCGCGCTCGGCGCAGATCCGGCAACTATTCTTGGCGCGGTAACGCCGGTGCCGGATACGCTGTCTGAATATGCTTTCGCAGGCTTACTGCGCGGCAATAAAACCGAAGTCGTGAAGTGTATTTCCAACGATCTGGAAGTGCCCGCCAGCGCTGAAATCGTGCTGGAAGGGTATATCGAACCCGGTGAAATGGCGCCCGAAGGCCCTTATGGCGATCATACCGGCTACTATAATGAAGTAGACAGTTTCCCGGTTTTCACGATTACACACATGACGCAGCGTAAAGATCCTATTTATCATTCGACCTACACAGGCCGTCCGCCGGATGAACCTGCGGTGCTGGGCGTGGCGCTCAATGAAGTGTTTGTGCCAATTTTGAAGAAACAATTCCCGGAAATTGTTGATTTTTATCTGCCGCCGGAGGGTTGCTCCTACCGTCTGGCAGTCGTTACCATGAAGAAGCAGTACGCCGGTCACGCGAAACGCGTCATGATGGGCGTCTGGTCTTTCCTGCGTCAGTTCATGTACACCAAGTTTGTGATTGTGTGTGATGACGACGTGAATGCCCGTGACTGGAATGACGTGATTTGGGCGATCACCACCCGGATGGATCCCGCGCGCGATACGGTGCTGGTGGAAAATACGCCGATAGATTATCTGGATTTTGCCTCTCCGGTTTCGGGCCTTGGCTCGAAAATGGGGATGGATGCGACCAATAAATGGCCGGGAGAAACGCAGCGTGAATGGGGACGCCCGATTGTGAAAGATCCGGACGTGACCGCGCGAATCGACGCCATCTGGGATGAACTCGCTATTCTAAATGATAAAGACGATGCGAAAAAATAA
- the fre gene encoding NAD(P)H-flavin reductase, translating into MTILSCKVTSVEAITDTVYRVRLVPEAPFSFRAGQYLMVVMDERDKRPFSLASTPAEHNVIELHIGASELNLYAMAVMDRILKEQAITVDIPHGDAWLREEGERPLVLIAGGTGFSYVRSILITALEQQPHRDISIYWGGRELKHLYDLGELEAMSINHPNLKVIPVVEQPEEGWQGRSGTVLSAVLQDLSSLAEHDIYIAGRFEMAKIARERFVAERGALEDRLFGDAFSFI; encoded by the coding sequence ATGACAATATTGAGCTGTAAAGTGACCTCGGTCGAGGCGATAACGGATACGGTGTACCGTGTCCGGCTGGTTCCGGAAGCGCCTTTTTCGTTTCGCGCGGGTCAGTATCTGATGGTCGTGATGGACGAGCGCGACAAGCGTCCGTTCTCGCTGGCCTCGACGCCGGCTGAGCACAACGTCATTGAGCTGCACATCGGCGCGTCTGAGCTGAATCTGTACGCGATGGCGGTGATGGATCGCATTCTGAAAGAACAGGCAATTACCGTGGATATCCCGCACGGCGACGCCTGGTTACGTGAAGAAGGCGAACGTCCGCTGGTGCTTATTGCAGGCGGAACCGGGTTCTCGTATGTCCGTTCCATTCTGATTACGGCGCTTGAGCAGCAGCCTCACCGGGATATCTCGATTTACTGGGGTGGCCGTGAGCTGAAGCACTTGTATGATTTGGGCGAGCTTGAAGCCATGAGCATCAACCACCCGAATCTGAAAGTGATCCCGGTTGTCGAACAGCCGGAAGAGGGCTGGCAGGGCAGAAGCGGGACAGTGCTGAGCGCCGTTCTGCAAGATTTATCTTCACTGGCGGAGCACGATATTTATATCGCCGGTCGTTTTGAAATGGCAAAAATTGCCCGTGAGCGTTTTGTTGCGGAACGCGGTGCGCTGGAAGACCGTTTGTTTGGTGATGCCTTCTCTTTCATCTGA